The Malassezia restricta chromosome I, complete sequence genome contains the following window.
GTCCGTCGAAATCGTATCGTAGGAAAGTCTCGAGGCTCACGATTGAGCTGATGCCGTAATGGTTCCACATGATCCAAGTATACATGAGCATCACCCATTACCAATGAGAATTCTGCAGCTTCGCAGTCCGTCACGGCTGCGATGAAATGTGTCAGTAAACTGTAGCTAGCAATATTGAAAGGTACACCAAGTCCGAGGTCACAAGATCGCTGATACATTTGGCACGACAAACGGGGCCGCTGTCCTCGTCCTTTTTGCTCTTCTGTGGGCAATGACACAAAGAATTGACAGAGGATATGGCACGGGGGGAGTGCCATTTTGTCCAAATCTGCTGGGTTCCAAGCGCTTAGCAAGATACGCCTGTCGGTCGGATTGTGACGGATTTGGTGAATAATGTTAGCCAGTTGATCAACGCCTTGTCCTGTATAGTCGGTGTCAGCATTGACATACTTGGCACCAAAGTGACGCCATTGGAAACCGTACACGGGACCGAGGTCACCTTCGCGACGATCTGTCAGTCCGCGCTTATGCAAAAACTCAAGTGATCCGTTTCCATCCCAAATATGCACATCACGATCACTGAGTCGCTTGGCATCCGTGCTTCCTGAGATAAACCACAGCAATTCCTCAAGCACACCACGGAAAAAAACGCGCTTAGTAGTGAGAAGTGGCAGCTTTCCACCAGTCAAATTAAACTTGAGCGTCTTAGGCGGAGCAAAGTTAGCAATGGTACCTGTGCCAGTGCGATCCTTACGTATTTCACCATGTCGAATAATCGATGACACGAGTTCCAAGTATTGATACTCTTCATGACTCTTGGTAGAAACTGGAGAAGAACCTGTTTGCATATCGAATCCTGGCGACAAAAGTCCTATAAGAACAGGTTCGTCGAACGTGTGATGCGTGTAGGATAGAATAGCTGTTCCTGTTGCACTCATGACCAGGACCTTGGACATGGACAGAGGCAAGCGAAGAAAGCGACCGATAAGCACGTTGCTGAAATGACCGTGCGTGAAAACTACAACGTCTTTTTTTGTAGTCTGATGCCATTCCCGAATGAGCTTGACAACACGATCCGCTCGCTCACTGATCTGTTCTGGCGACTCTCCAGGCAAGTCTGGATTTGTCTCATGCGATGGTGTACCATGTTCGAATACATTCCATCCTGGCCTGCTCTTGCGAATGCATTCTGTGGTCTGACCCTCGTACTGTCCATAGTCCCATTCGCGACAGTCATCAAGCACTTGAACATTCGGCATCCCCATCATCTTACGTTGCTCCTCTGTCCCAAGCATACATTCCAACGTCTGTACGCATCGCGTGCGTGGACTTCGAAGAATGTATCCAATTTCAGGAAGGCACAGCACTGCTTGATCAGAGTAGCCCACCAGGCGATCGCCAAACTCTATCGCCTCGTGAACCCCTTCATCCAGGAGAGGCAAATCCGTGCGCCCGGTGTGCTGTCCCGTCTTGGACCATTCAGTTACACCGTGGCGGATGACAATAAGACGCGGCATGCGTTTTCGCTCAGTCATGATCTTACGCGGGAGCAATTAAATGAGACGCTGATAGGCGCGCGTTGCGAATCGTATTGCACACGGGCCTGATAATTTGCTGGCGGTGGGTTGGCTATCCGTACCTTACCACCATCTTTTTCGGCCGAAATCATTCTCAGCGCTGACAGAATGCCGTGGACGTCTTGTCCAACGTGTGACTTCCATTGCCGACACTTTTGCGTCAGTGCAAGGGCTCCTGGAAACGCAGTACAGGTCCATGGAGTCACGTCCACCAACTATGCGCGGGCCGTCGCCACGTCCGCCTGCTGGTTTTACGGGTCCGTCCACGCAGACGGGACGACCACGGCCACCTCAGCCTCAGCGCAGCCCTG
Protein-coding sequences here:
- a CDS encoding thymidylate synthase, with translation MTERKRMPRLIVIRHGVTEWSKTGQHTGRTDLPLLDEGVHEAIEFGDRLVGYSDQAVLCLPEIGYILRSPRTRCVQTLECMLGTEEQRKMMGMPNVQVLDDCREWDYGQYEGQTTECIRKSRPGWNVFEHGTPSHETNPDLPGESPEQISERADRVVKLIREWHQTTKKDVVVFTHGHFSNVLIGRFLRLPLSMSKVLVMSATGTAILSYTHHTFDEPVLIGLLSPGFDMQTGSSPVSTKSHEEYQYLELVSSIIRHGEIRKDRTGTGTIANFAPPKTLKFNLTGGKLPLLTTKRVFFRGVLEELLWFISGSTDAKRLSDRDVHIWDGNGSLEFLHKRGLTDRREGDLGPVYGFQWRHFGAKYVNADTDYTGQGVDQLANIIHQIRHNPTDRRILLSAWNPADLDKMALPPCHILCQFFVSLPTEEQKGRGQRPRLSCQMYQRSCDLGLGVPFNIASYSLLTHFIAAVTDCEAAEFSLVMGDAHVYLDHVEPLRHQLNREPRDFPTIRFRRTFDCIDDIRPEDVELQAYSPHGKIEMRMSV